One genomic window of Halococcus sediminicola includes the following:
- a CDS encoding DUF7561 family protein — translation MATESCDGCGRAVQIAGGVANLWTFGGDRGEGLTLEFEDGSERFLCYDCIEELPENPCADDVTALDERV, via the coding sequence ATGGCCACCGAGTCGTGTGACGGCTGCGGGCGTGCGGTGCAGATCGCTGGTGGGGTCGCCAACCTCTGGACGTTCGGCGGCGATAGAGGTGAAGGCCTCACGCTCGAATTCGAGGACGGCTCGGAGCGTTTCCTCTGCTACGACTGTATCGAGGAACTTCCCGAGAACCCCTGTGCGGACGATGTCACAGCCCTCGACGAGCGCGTGTAG